In one Dreissena polymorpha isolate Duluth1 chromosome 7, UMN_Dpol_1.0, whole genome shotgun sequence genomic region, the following are encoded:
- the LOC127839965 gene encoding ZZ-type zinc finger-containing protein 3-like, which produces MALVAEDISNSPSVRLDQSESSFHAMDQSESDSLLTDQSDFSLFKNPANQDADSDTPDDEKETYYFESDHVALRGNHDYQVLLKTIALLEAQRIQAVKDLDLLYEGRQAALSDPIQFVQKLQKGIDLNLPRPQKIAELPHISWEKYTSTLDFSTFGSHRHMTRLKKQLTDGNVPPEEVKMVSATQDVEGAVIRGRVKTEEKPQTFNQLWTTEEQKRLEELLIQFPPEEIEARRFQKIAAALGNRTTLQVQSRVQKYFIKLAKAGLPIPGRMPSTINLKKKVGSHRHHRYNRMYYNSTFLASVTPPVFMTDNDDENSQSYEGSVTSGTENWDAMADEDFSDDEEFPLEFRGTEEYQELLRLKQLRNRKIRQSAENMTEHVGFKCDRCECEPIVGTRWHCMDCPPDLAVDFCDECVDSGYESSMHNSSHRLKPKRSLEGADSGFRDTDYMGFLPGGSSTGYNYLDPNYMPAS; this is translated from the exons ATGGCTTTGGTTGCCGAAGACATAAGCAACTCACCTAGCGTGAGGCTTGACCAATCAGAAAGCAGCTTTCATGCAATGGACCAATCTGAATCAGACTCACTCCTGACTGACCAATCAGATTTCAGTTTGTTTAAAAATCCGGCCAATCAGGATGCAGACTCAGACACACCTGATGATGAGAAGGAGACCTACTACTTTGAATCAGACCATGTGGCCTTGAGAGGAAACCATGACTACCAGGTGTTACTGAAGACCATTGCTCTTCTAGAAGCTCAGAGAATACAG GCTGTGAAGGACCTTGACCTGCTGTATGAAGGTCGTCAGGCAGCCCTCTCAGACCCCATACAGTTTGTACAAAAACTGCAGAAGGGCATCGACCTCAACCTGCCCAGGCCTCAGAAG ATTGCAGAGCTGCCCCATATCAGCTGGGAGAAATACACAAGTACGCTGGACTTCTCAACGTTCGGCAGCCATCGTCACATGACCAGACTGAAGAAGCAGCTCACAGACGGGAATGTCCCCCCAG AGGAGGTCAAGATGGTATCTGCAACCCAGGATGTGGAGGGGGCGGTGATCCGGGGCCGTGTTAAGACCGAGGAGAAGCCGCAGACTTTCAACCAGTTGTGGACCACTGAGGAGCAGAAACG CTTGGAAGAGCTACTGATACAGTTTCCTCCAGAGGAAATAGAGGCTAGGAGATTTCAGAAGATAGCAGCTGCCCTTGGCAACCGCACTACGCTGCAG GTTCAGAGTCGAGTGCAGAAGTACTTCATCAAGCTTGCAAAGGCGGGGCTTCCCATCCCTGGAAGGATGCCAAGCACCATAAATCTCAAGAAGAAG GTTGGTAGCCATCGTCACCACCGCTACAACAGGATGTACTACAACTCCACCTTCCTTGCCTCTGTCACTCCACCGGTGTTCATGACAGACAACGATGATGAGAACTCCCAGAGCTACGAGGGCAGTGTCACCTCTGGCACTGAGAACTGGGATGCCATGGCAGACGAGGACTTCTCT GATGACGAAGAGTTTCCGTTAGAGTTTAGAGGAACAGAGGAATACCAGGAGCTGCTGAGGCTGAAACAGCTGAGGAACAGAAAGATCAGGCAGAGTGCTGAGAACATGACGGAACATGTCGGATTCAAG TGCGACAGATGCGAGTGTGAGCCTATAGTTGGTACTCGCTGGCACTGCATGGATTGCCCGCCAGACCTCGCAGTGGACTTCTGTGATGAGTGTGTCGACAG TGGTTATGAGTCTTCCATGCACAACTCCAGTCACAGGTTGAAGCCCAAGAGGTCTCTGGAAGGTGCGGACTCTGGGTTCCGTGACACGGACTACATGGGGTTCCTACCTGGAGGCTCATCTACCGGGTACAACTATctggaccccaactacatgcctgctagctga